A genome region from Triticum aestivum cultivar Chinese Spring chromosome 2B, IWGSC CS RefSeq v2.1, whole genome shotgun sequence includes the following:
- the LOC123045516 gene encoding probable pectinesterase/pectinesterase inhibitor 51 yields MPRAHPRRRRLLPVAAAAAALALLALLVLLPTAPPGEPASPASLLRAAIAAHPSPASYAHPCADHLSLSLHRLRAALSALESGDQPGALHLASASLQYQYGCSHLLSLPAFPSHPLTSRFLNSLTQQTLTADPKPSSFYSTVPAFPARVHSAATVCKSDPACGFSNVQDAVNAAPNYTAGHFLITVSAGIYKENVVVPFEKTNILLVGEGMGATVITASRSVGIEGLGTYDTATVAVIGDGFRARDITFENTAGAGAHQAVAFRSDSDRSVLENVEFRGHQDTLYARTMRQLYRRCHITGTVDFVFGNAAAMFEECVIETVPRAEGSGKSARNVVAANGRIDPGQTTGFVFQNCTVDGSKDFVVLFQAKPQSYRLYLGRPWKEYARTLFVSCYLGKVVRPEGWLPWRGDFALKTLYYGEFDSRGPGANQTSRVRWSSHTPEQHVTFYSVENFIQGHEWIAY; encoded by the coding sequence aTGCCGCGGgcccacccccgccgccgccgcctccttcccgtcgccgcggcggcggccgcccTCGCGCTCCTCGCGCTGCTCGTCCTCCTGCCCACCGCGCCGCCGGGGGAACCCGCGTCCCCGGCCTCCCTCCTCCGCGCGGCCATCGCCGCGCACCCGTCCCCCGCCTCATACGCGCACCCGTGCGccgaccacctctccctctcgctccacCGCCTCCGCGCCGCGCTCTCCGCGCTCGAGTCCGGCGACCAGCCAGGGGCTCTCCACCTCGCCTCCGCCTCGCTCCAGTACCAGTATGGCTGCTCCCACCTCCTGTCCCTCCCCGCCTTCCCCTCCCATCCACTCACCTCCCGCTTCCTCAATTCCCTCACCCAGCAGACGCTAACCGCAGACCCCAAACCCTCCTCCTTCTACTCCACAGTCCCAGCCTTTCCGGCGAGGGTCCATTCGGCTGCCACCGTCTGCAAGTCCGATCCGGCGTGCGGCTTCTCGAATGTGCAAGACGCCGTCAATGCGGCGCCGAATTACACTGCCGGGCACTTCCTCATCACCGTCTCTGCAGGTATATACAAGGAAAATGTCGTAGTTCCGTTCGAGAAGACCAACATTTTGCTGGTGGGTGAGGGAATGGGGGCTACCGTGATCACTGCCTCACGGAGCGTCGGGATCGAAGGTCTTGGCACTTATGACACCGCGACGGTGGCTGTCATTGGAGATGGCTTCCGGGCGAGGGATATCACATTTGAGAATACTGCtggggcaggagctcaccaggcGGTTGCGTTCCGGTCAGATAGCGACCGGTCGGTGCTGGAGAATGTGGAGTTCCGAGGGCATCAGGACACCTTGTATGCTCGCACAATGCGGCAATTGTATCGCCGATGCCATATTACTGGAACTGTGGATTTTGTATTTGGGAATGCTGCAGCTATGTTTGAAGAATGTGTGATTGAGACGGTGCCGCGGGCAGAGGGGTCCGGGAAGAGCGCGCGCAATGTGGTGGCAGCAAATGGGAGGATTGATCCAGGGCAGACCACAGGGTTTGTATTTCAAAATTGCACAGTGGATGGTAGCAAAGATTTCGTTGTGTTGTTCCAGGCAAAGCCGCAATCATACCGGCTCTATTTGGGGCGTCCATGGAAGGAGTATGCAAGGACACTATTTGTCAGCTGTTATTTAGGCAAGGTTGTCAGGCCGGAGGGTTGGCTTCCTTGGCGAGGGGATTTTGCGCTCAAGACACTGTATTATGGGGAGTTTGAtagtcgaggccctggtgcgaatCAGACATCAAGGGTCAGGTGGAGCAGTCATACACCAGAACAGCATGTCACATTCTACTCAGTAGAGAACTTTATTCAAGGACATGAATGGATTGCGTACTAA
- the LOC123045518 gene encoding uncharacterized protein has product MDLVSGRVVVQGSSPSWRGIKPPRFPLLLGSWAAGSGAFPGCSCALAVCRNGSAVVPFAKKKRKGYSVEPPDGEEEKDDVPDEIEREVEDVDGGEDEGSKEDIGNDDIVDDDDSDNDDDYDFEDEFESDDEQDLYVGDGGAGGGVSLAGTWWGKEALALAEEVSTSFDGDLKIYAFKATASLEIRVRIEKMSTRYGSPTIDDIEAYTIAYRAKLDDAESAGRIPKNVSLEVSSPGVERVIRVPDDLERFKERSMYVRYVMTNEDAATPQEGDGVFRLISYDVDLCECTWGIADVKINRQQTGKGRPLSKKQREWRLQTPFESLKLVRVYSEC; this is encoded by the exons ATGGATTTGGTCTCTGGGAGAGTTGTGGTTCAAGGGTCCTCGCCTTCCTGGAGAGGCATCAAACCGCCGAGATTTCCTCTACTGCTTGGTTCTTGGGCCGCCGGCAGCGGCGCGTTTCCTGGATGCTCCTGCGCGCTAGCTGTTTGTAGAAATGGGTCAGCGGTGGTGCCATTtgccaagaagaagaggaaggggtACAGTGTGGAGCCGCCTGATGGAGAGGAAGAGAAAGATGATGTTCCTGATGAGATAGAGCGTGAGGTCGAGGAtgttgatggtggggaggacgagggCAGCAAGGAGGATATCGGCAATGACG ATATAGTGGATGACGATGACAGCGACAATGATGATGACTATGATTTCGAAGATGAATTTGAGAGTGATGATGAACAAGACCTTTAT GTTGGagatggaggtgctggtggtggAGTATCACTTGCTGGTACATGGTGGGGCAAGGAAGCTTTGGCATTGGCCGAGGAGGTTTCAACATCATTCGATGGCGACTTAAAAATTTATGCTTTCAAGGCAACTGCAAGTTTAGAAATCAGAGTTCGCATCGAGAAGATGTCCACTAG GTATGGTTCTCCAActattgatgacattgaagcataCACAATTGCATACCGTGCAAAGTTGGATGATGCAGAGTCAGCAGGCAGGATACCAAAGAACGTATCCTTGGAG GTGTCATCCCCCGGCGTGGAGAGAGTCATCCGTGTCCCGGACGACCTTGAACGCTTCAAAGAACGGTCGATGTATGTCAGATACGTTATGACAAACGAGGATGCAGCCACGCCCCAGGAAGGCGACGGTGTATTCAGGCTCATTTCCTACGACGTGGACCTGTGTGAGTGCACCTGGGGCATAGCCGATGTGAAGATAAACCGGCAGCAGACCGGCAAGGGCAGGCCTTTGAGCAAGAAGCAGAGAGAATGGCGTCTGCAGACGCCGTTCGAGTCGCTGAAGTTGGTCAGGGTGTACTCTGAATGTTGA